A single genomic interval of Mangifera indica cultivar Alphonso unplaced genomic scaffold, CATAS_Mindica_2.1 Un_0010, whole genome shotgun sequence harbors:
- the LOC123205601 gene encoding G-type lectin S-receptor-like serine/threonine-protein kinase RLK1, translated as MPCFHHKTIMFFKWHLLCVLSLLLLPCLATAQNNGTVRVGQYITAADNSQPWFSPSRDFAFGFHKLDNKDLFLPAIWYYKIPSKTIVWYASADNPAPRGSRLQLTADRGLVLDGPDGQELWKSGITMSAAASGFLYDEGNFLVADANSEMLWQSFDEPADTLLPSQIMERDGVVSSKRSQTDFSRGRFQFRLLQDGNAVLNTINLPSGSTYDAYFWSNTYDENRSNAGLRVVFNESGYLYVVRENNQRVLLTPETIVPSQENYHRATLNFDGSFVLYTHPKNTNGNNGIWSVIRTMPDNICVNNDIREGLGGGICGHNSICTLNSLRRPNCTCPKGFSLLDPDDPYGNCKPDFIQGCEEDEGKSGEDLYYIEELKSTDWPTSDFERLTPSSREDCESSCLKDCLCSASVFRIDTCWKKKLPLSYGKMDPDDGGTAFIKIRKGEANGKKKRNIIILVGSVLLGSSMFVNLILGAATCLGLLIVNQKKLTRTQPHEGVSHMNLRCFTYKELVEATHGFKEELGRGAFGTVYKGFMDIAPNNLVAVKKLDRVFHDCEKEFKAEVNVIGQTHHRNLVQLLGFCDEGKNRLIVYEFLSNGTLASFLFGDCKPNWKLRTDIAMGIARGLLYLHEECCTQIIHCDIKPQNILLDDYYNARISDFGLAKLLTLDQSHTSTAIRGTKGYVAPEWFRNTPVTVKVDVYSFGVLLLEIICLRRSVKQEASTVDKAILTDWAYGCYQERRLDILVEDDPDAINDMNKLKRFVMVAIWCIQEDPSYRPTMRKVIQMLEGVVEVPFPPCPWPSNITS; from the coding sequence ATGCCATGTTTCCACCATAAGACAATTATGTTCTTCAAGTGGCATCTACTCTGTGTTCTTTCCTTGCTTCTGCTACCATGTTTAGCAACTGCACAAAACAATGGAACTGTACGTGTAGGTCAATATATTACTGCAGCTGATAATTCACAACCATGGTTTTCACCTTCCAGAGACTTTGCTTTTGGTTTTCACAAACTTGACAATAAGGATCTCTTCTTGCCTGCCATTTGGTATTACAAGATTCCAAGCAAAACCATAGTTTGGTATGCTTCAGCTGATAATCCTGCACCAAGAGGATCAAGATTACAGCTAACTGCTGACCGCGGATTGGTGCTTGATGGCCCCGATGGCCAAGAGCTATGGAAATCTGGTATCACTATGAGTGCAGCTGCTTCTGGTTTTCTTTATGATGAAGGCAACTTCCTGGTGGCAGATGCAAATTCTGAAATGTTATGGCAGAGTTTTGATGAACCTGCTGATACTTTGCTCCCTTCACAGATAATGGAAAGGGATGGAGTAGTTTCTTCCAAACGATCGCAGACTGATTTCTCTCGAGGAAGGTTCCAATTTCGTTTGCTCCAGGATGGAAATGCTGTGCTTAATACTATAAACCTGCCTAGTGGGAGTACATATGATGCCTATTTTTGGAGCAATACATACGATGAAAACAGATCAAATGCTGGTCTCCGAGTAGTGTTTAATGAATCAGGCTACTTGTACGTTGTGAGGGAAAACAATCAAAGAGTTCTTCTCACACCAGAAACAATAGTCCCTTCCCAAGAAAATTATCACAGAGCAACTCTCAATTTTGATGGTTCTTTTGTGCTTTATACCCACCCCAAGAATACCAATGGAAATAATGGTATCTGGTCTGTTATTCGCACTATGCCTGATAATATCTGTGTAAACAACGATATTCGTGAAGGATTAGGCGGTGGAATTTGTGGGCATAACAGCATCTGCACTCTCAATTCATTGCGAAGGCCAAACTGCACATGCCCAAAGGGGTTTTCTTTACTCGATCCAGATGATCCATACGGAAACTGCAAGCCGGATTTCATCCAAGGCTGTGAAGAAGATGAGGGGAAATCTGGAGAAGATCTATACTATATTGAAGAGCTAAAAAGTACTGATTGGCCTACATCTGATTTTGAGCGGCTTACACCTTCTAGTAGAGAGGACTGTGAATCATCTTGCTTAAAGGACTGCCTGTGTTCTGCATCTGTCTTTAGAATTGATACCTGTTGGAAGAAGAAATTACCACTCTCCTATGGGAAAATGGACCCTGATGATGGTGGGACAGCTTTCATCAAAATTAGGAAAGGTGAGGCCAAtggaaaaaagaagaggaatATAATTATCCTGGTGGGATCTGTACTTTTAGGCAGCTCTATGTTTGTCAACTTGATTTTAGGTGCTGCTACTTGCCTTGGCCTTCTAATTGTCAATCAGAAAAAACTCACGAGGACTCAACCTCATGAAGGTGTTTCACACATGAATCTGCGCTGTTTTACCTATAAGGAGCTTGTAGAGGCCACACATGGATTCAAGGAAGAATTAGGAAGGGGGGCCTTTGGTACTGTTTACAAAGGATTCATGGATATTGCTCCTAATAATCTTGTTGCAGTGAAGAAGTTGGAtagagtatttcatgattgtgaGAAAGAATTCAAAGCTGAAGTGAATGTAATTGGGCAGACACATCACAGGAATCTGGTTCAACTTCTTGGATTCTGTGATGAGGGCAAAAATCGGTTAATTGTATATGAGTTCTTGAGTAATGGCACATTAGCCAGCTTCCTCTTTGGAGACTGTAAACCGAATTGGAAACTGAGGACCGATATAGCCATGGGGATTGCCAGAGGCCTATTGTATCTTCATGAGGAATGCTGCACCCAGATCATCCATTGTGATATAAAACCTCAAAACATACTTCTTGACGATTATTACAATGCTCGGATATCTGATTTCGGATTGGCAAAGCTTTTGACATTGGATCAGAGTCATACTAGCACTGCCATCAGAGGAACTAAAGGGTATGTTGCACCTGAATGGTTTAGAAACACACCAGTCACTGTAAAAGTTGATGTTTACAGTTTCGGAGTGCTGCTTCTAGAGATCATTTGCCTTCGAAGAAGTGTCAAACAGGAAGCGAGCACAGTTGATAAAGCAATTCTAACTGATTGGGCTTATGGTTGTTATCAGGAAAGACGATTGGATATTCTCGTTGAAGATGATCCTGATGCCATCAATGACATGAATAAGCTGAAGAGGTTTGTGATGGTTGCCATTTGGTGCATCCAAGAAGATCCCTCTTATCGCCCCACGATGAGGAAGGTTATACAGATGCTTGAAGGAGTTGTTGAAGTACCTTTTCCACCATGTCCATGGCCATCCAACATCACAAGCTGA